A single genomic interval of Arthrobacter globiformis harbors:
- a CDS encoding bifunctional lysylphosphatidylglycerol flippase/synthetase MprF: MRQPDQGRRVLSGYRTPAGWARILHGSPATLIFVVLFWATGALSASIRFGPPSLLLPHVAATSHSIPDHWWALMLSAFWERDLAGYVVGTLVVLLAGLPLERRLGSLKFTISALGGHVLGIVATLAFLAAARGLMGSWIRDLSGHFFVGPSALACAAAMAATAALSTLWRRRIRVVLLAVLLLFAMYAGGFEDLVRLGAAAAGGLLGPVLLGRRPRFGRPAVSRHEARILVALLLTVAAVGPVVAGLAPHAVGPLSVLKFLFTNIQPVDPVALQASCSRPAGLRDCAAAQLQLRAGAGGIFMAILPSFLLLLFADGLRRGRRFAWAGALLIQATLSLLAAVTIAGVLLPPPGPGLPAREGVGGIELSGYSHPLSLVLPMLLPVFLAVLLLAGRNLFPVQAPRGTYLRLARRALVALVLLSLAYVGLGLVLASGFTPVPGLPQLLADVPDRFLPLGFLVDRSPAFFPESTAAVVLYESIGVVFWAWTGALLLRTFLRPAHGRHSADEERARHILKTHGGGSLSWMTTWNGNSYWFTGSSFIAYRVLSGVAVALGPPVGPPAGREAAFTEFARHCRFNGWTPCFYFVPDELRGMAGSLGWGSVQVAQETVLRLDEVSFRGKKFQDIRTALNRAANAGIRAEWTSFAQAPIAVQAQIEAISEEWVADKKVPEMGFTLGSLDELDDPEVRCLLAIDSDHTVHAVASWLPVYRNGYVVGWTLDFMRRRGDGFRASIDFLIASAALSLQDEGCEFMSLSGAPLARVPASSVGGGASGVRSAASASAGGSSAGPDANGALDRMLDWLGAALEPVYGFRSLLAFKAKFKPDYEPMYLLYPDAAALPAIANAITRAYLPSINLGQGLTLVRGLLSRR, translated from the coding sequence ATGCGGCAGCCGGACCAGGGACGACGGGTACTCTCCGGCTACCGGACGCCTGCGGGGTGGGCCCGGATACTGCACGGCTCCCCCGCCACCCTCATCTTCGTTGTTCTCTTCTGGGCCACGGGAGCGTTGTCCGCCAGCATCCGGTTCGGCCCGCCGTCGCTCCTTCTGCCCCACGTTGCTGCCACTTCGCACTCAATCCCCGATCACTGGTGGGCCCTGATGCTCTCCGCGTTCTGGGAGCGGGATCTGGCCGGGTACGTGGTGGGCACGCTCGTGGTGCTTCTTGCCGGGCTGCCGCTGGAGCGCCGCCTCGGGTCCCTGAAGTTCACGATATCCGCGCTCGGCGGGCACGTGCTGGGGATCGTGGCGACGCTCGCGTTCCTCGCCGCCGCCCGCGGCCTGATGGGTAGCTGGATCCGCGACCTAAGCGGGCACTTCTTTGTGGGGCCGAGCGCACTGGCCTGCGCGGCCGCGATGGCTGCGACGGCAGCCCTTTCCACCCTGTGGCGGCGCCGGATCCGCGTGGTCCTCCTCGCCGTGCTGCTGCTGTTTGCGATGTACGCCGGCGGCTTCGAGGACCTCGTCCGGCTCGGGGCGGCCGCGGCAGGAGGGCTGCTTGGCCCGGTGCTGCTGGGCCGCCGGCCACGCTTCGGCAGGCCCGCCGTCTCCCGGCACGAGGCCCGGATCCTTGTGGCACTGCTCCTGACGGTAGCGGCTGTGGGACCGGTGGTGGCAGGGCTGGCACCGCACGCCGTCGGACCTCTTTCTGTGCTGAAGTTCCTATTCACCAACATCCAGCCGGTGGACCCCGTGGCGCTGCAGGCGTCCTGCTCCCGCCCGGCCGGCCTCAGGGACTGTGCCGCCGCCCAGCTGCAGCTGCGGGCGGGGGCAGGTGGAATTTTCATGGCCATCCTGCCGTCGTTCCTGCTGCTCCTGTTCGCTGACGGCCTGCGGCGGGGGCGGCGGTTCGCGTGGGCGGGCGCACTCCTGATCCAGGCAACGCTGTCCCTGCTGGCAGCCGTCACCATCGCCGGCGTGCTGCTGCCGCCGCCCGGCCCGGGCTTGCCCGCCCGTGAGGGTGTGGGCGGGATCGAGCTGTCGGGCTACTCGCATCCGCTCAGCCTGGTGCTGCCGATGCTCCTGCCCGTCTTCCTGGCGGTGCTCCTGCTGGCCGGCCGGAACCTGTTCCCGGTGCAGGCTCCGCGCGGAACGTACCTGCGGCTGGCGCGCCGCGCGCTGGTTGCCCTTGTTCTGCTGAGCCTCGCCTACGTGGGCCTGGGCCTGGTTTTGGCCTCCGGATTTACTCCGGTGCCGGGCCTGCCCCAGCTTCTGGCCGACGTCCCGGACAGGTTCCTTCCCCTCGGCTTCCTGGTGGACCGCTCACCGGCGTTCTTCCCCGAAAGCACCGCCGCCGTCGTCCTTTACGAAAGCATCGGCGTCGTATTCTGGGCGTGGACCGGAGCCCTGCTGCTCCGCACGTTCCTGCGGCCGGCGCACGGCCGGCACAGCGCGGACGAGGAGCGTGCCCGGCACATCCTGAAGACCCACGGCGGCGGCTCGCTGTCCTGGATGACCACGTGGAACGGGAACAGCTACTGGTTCACCGGTTCGAGCTTCATCGCATACCGCGTGCTCAGCGGGGTGGCCGTAGCGCTCGGGCCACCGGTGGGACCGCCGGCCGGCCGGGAAGCCGCGTTCACGGAGTTCGCCCGTCACTGCCGGTTCAACGGATGGACGCCTTGCTTCTACTTCGTGCCCGACGAGCTCCGCGGCATGGCCGGATCGCTGGGCTGGGGCTCGGTGCAGGTGGCGCAGGAAACCGTGCTGCGGCTGGACGAGGTGTCCTTCCGCGGCAAGAAGTTCCAGGACATCCGCACGGCGCTGAACCGGGCGGCGAATGCAGGAATCCGCGCGGAGTGGACGTCGTTTGCCCAGGCACCGATCGCCGTGCAGGCCCAGATCGAAGCCATTTCGGAGGAGTGGGTGGCGGACAAGAAGGTTCCGGAGATGGGTTTTACGCTGGGGAGCCTGGACGAGCTGGACGACCCCGAAGTCCGCTGCCTGCTCGCGATCGATTCAGACCACACCGTGCACGCGGTGGCGTCGTGGCTGCCGGTGTACCGCAACGGATACGTGGTTGGCTGGACGCTCGACTTCATGCGGCGGCGCGGTGACGGTTTCCGCGCGAGCATCGACTTCCTCATCGCGTCGGCCGCGCTGAGCCTGCAGGACGAGGGCTGCGAATTCATGAGCCTGTCCGGGGCGCCGCTAGCGCGGGTGCCTGCTTCGTCCGTTGGGGGCGGGGCCTCCGGCGTCAGGTCCGCTGCTTCTGCGTCCGCCGGTGGTTCCTCCGCCGGGCCTGATGCGAACGGCGCCCTAGACCGGATGCTCGACTGGCTCGGCGCAGCGCTGGAACCGGTGTACGGGTTCAGGTCACTGCTGGCGTTCAAGGCGAAGTTCAAACCGGACTACGAGCCCATGTACCTGCTGTATCCGGACGCGGCTGCCCTTCCCGCGATCGCCAACGCCATCACCCGCGCCTACCTGCCGTCGATCAACCTGGGCCAGGGCCTCACCCTGGTGCGCGGCCTCCTCAGCCGCCGCTGA
- a CDS encoding SDR family NAD(P)-dependent oxidoreductase, whose translation MARIFITGSAGGLGLNAARALLQQGHEVVLHARDESRFANAGAVRDEALGTVVGDLADLTETARVAEQADQFGPFDAVIHNAGVYSGNQIFAVNTVAPYLLTALMGKPSRIVYISSGMHRSGTPDLQGIDWTNAATRPAAYSDSKLYVTALSAAVAERWPDVESNAVDPGWVPTRMGGRSAPDDLELGHVTQVWLATRDAGDGRASGGYWFHQQRRQPDPAVNDAAFQAELLDALEKHTGFALK comes from the coding sequence GTGGCAAGAATATTCATCACGGGCTCTGCCGGCGGACTGGGGCTGAATGCTGCCCGGGCGCTGCTTCAGCAGGGCCACGAAGTGGTGCTGCACGCCAGGGATGAATCGCGCTTCGCGAACGCCGGCGCGGTCAGGGACGAGGCTTTGGGGACCGTCGTCGGAGACCTGGCCGACCTCACCGAGACGGCACGTGTGGCGGAACAGGCCGACCAGTTTGGCCCGTTCGATGCCGTCATCCATAACGCGGGCGTGTACAGCGGCAATCAGATCTTTGCGGTGAACACCGTCGCGCCGTACCTCCTGACCGCGCTCATGGGGAAGCCGAGCCGCATTGTGTATATCAGCAGCGGCATGCACCGGTCCGGCACGCCTGACCTCCAGGGAATCGACTGGACGAACGCGGCCACGCGGCCGGCGGCCTACTCGGACAGCAAGCTGTACGTCACTGCGCTCTCGGCGGCAGTGGCCGAGCGTTGGCCGGACGTCGAAAGCAACGCCGTCGATCCAGGCTGGGTACCAACCCGGATGGGCGGACGCAGTGCGCCCGATGACCTGGAGCTGGGGCACGTCACGCAGGTGTGGCTGGCCACCCGGGACGCGGGTGACGGCCGCGCCTCCGGAGGCTACTGGTTCCACCAGCAGCGCCGGCAGCCCGATCCGGCCGTGAATGACGCGGCGTTCCAGGCTGAGCTGCTCGACGCGCTGGAGAAGCACACGGGCTTCGCACTCAAGTAG
- a CDS encoding NAD(P)-dependent alcohol dehydrogenase, which produces MPTVNAYAAPSASEDLIPTTIERRVVGPRDVLIEIKYAGICHSDIHTVRGDWGPQQYPLAPGHEIAGIVTEVGSEVTRHKVGDRVGVGCMVNSCKECANCLAGEEQYCLKGMTGTYGAVDRDGTITQGGYSTHVVVTEEFVVTIPEGIELDVAAPLLCAGITTYSPLRRWGAGPGKKVAIVGLGGLGHMAVKLAHAMGAEVTVLSQSLKKQEDGLRLGADHYYATSDAGTFETLAGSFDLIINTVSASIDISSYLQLLSLDGTLVNVGAPAEPLPVNAFALIGGRRAFAGSMIGGIRETQEMLDFCAEHGIGAEIEVIPADKINEAYERVLASDVRYRFVIDTATL; this is translated from the coding sequence ATGCCTACCGTCAACGCTTACGCCGCGCCCTCCGCTTCCGAGGACCTCATCCCCACCACCATCGAACGCCGCGTAGTGGGCCCGCGCGACGTCCTCATCGAAATCAAGTACGCCGGCATCTGCCACTCCGACATCCACACAGTCCGCGGCGACTGGGGCCCGCAGCAGTACCCGCTTGCACCCGGCCACGAAATCGCCGGCATCGTCACCGAGGTCGGCTCCGAGGTGACCCGCCACAAGGTTGGCGACCGGGTGGGCGTCGGCTGCATGGTCAACTCCTGCAAGGAGTGCGCCAACTGCCTGGCCGGCGAGGAGCAGTACTGCCTCAAGGGAATGACCGGCACCTACGGCGCCGTTGACCGCGACGGCACCATCACCCAGGGCGGTTACTCCACGCACGTGGTGGTTACCGAGGAGTTCGTCGTCACCATTCCTGAGGGCATTGAGCTCGACGTCGCCGCTCCCCTCCTGTGCGCGGGCATCACCACCTACTCCCCGCTGCGCCGTTGGGGCGCCGGCCCCGGCAAGAAGGTCGCCATCGTCGGCCTTGGCGGGCTTGGCCACATGGCCGTGAAGCTCGCGCACGCCATGGGCGCCGAGGTCACCGTGCTGTCCCAGTCCCTCAAGAAGCAGGAAGACGGGCTGCGACTGGGCGCGGACCACTACTACGCCACGAGCGACGCCGGCACCTTCGAGACCCTCGCCGGCAGCTTCGACCTGATCATCAACACGGTCAGCGCCTCGATTGACATCAGCTCCTACCTGCAGCTGCTGTCCCTCGACGGCACGCTGGTCAACGTCGGTGCCCCGGCCGAGCCGCTCCCGGTCAACGCGTTTGCGCTGATCGGCGGACGCCGGGCCTTCGCCGGTTCCATGATCGGCGGCATCCGCGAAACCCAGGAGATGCTTGACTTCTGCGCCGAACACGGCATCGGCGCCGAGATCGAGGTCATCCCGGCCGACAAGATCAACGAAGCCTACGAGCGCGTCCTCGCCTCGGACGTGCGCTACCGCTTCGTGATTGACACCGCCACCCTCTAA
- a CDS encoding MFS transporter, which produces MTHELSGSETPTQTPRSKSATRSDASNPPARTARIPRAGLLILAMAGFTAVTTELLPSGLLPQISRDLGVDESAVGSLTAAYAAVIVITALPLSRFLGARMPRKTLLIVTVLAFALSNVLLAASPNLSLAIAARLLGGVAHGLLWSSMAPYVARIVPAHSVGKAMAIVFSGNSVALAVGAPLGTMMGSVLSWRASFLVLAGVAALLALLAIKLLPPASDADRDSAPSMRAAMALPGVIAVATAWPLLLLGHFALFTYIAPFLLAAGLPDTATGISLSVIGVASLVGIWIAGLTADARPRGSVLTGVALLLTSFALLPALGGTWTGALALLTLWGITFGATGIYNQAAILRAGGEHKDAANGLAVVTIQLGIAVGAAYGALALNTVGALLVPLAAAVPLAVALVIIFVSRHCGYPSGPREGRLARSPK; this is translated from the coding sequence GTGACCCACGAACTCTCCGGCTCCGAAACACCGACGCAGACCCCACGCAGTAAATCAGCCACCCGCTCCGACGCATCCAATCCACCGGCCCGCACCGCACGGATCCCGCGAGCGGGCCTGCTCATCCTGGCCATGGCCGGGTTCACCGCCGTCACCACCGAACTCCTGCCGTCCGGGCTCCTCCCCCAGATCAGCCGCGACCTGGGCGTGGACGAATCGGCCGTCGGCTCGCTGACCGCTGCCTACGCCGCCGTCATCGTTATCACGGCACTGCCCCTGTCGAGGTTCCTCGGTGCGCGGATGCCACGCAAGACCCTGCTGATCGTGACCGTGCTTGCCTTCGCACTGAGCAACGTGCTGCTGGCCGCCAGCCCCAACCTGAGCCTGGCCATTGCCGCCAGGCTCCTCGGCGGCGTGGCCCACGGCCTGCTGTGGTCCAGCATGGCCCCTTATGTTGCACGGATCGTGCCTGCGCATTCTGTTGGCAAGGCCATGGCGATCGTGTTCAGCGGCAACAGCGTCGCCCTCGCCGTCGGTGCTCCGCTCGGCACGATGATGGGGTCGGTGCTGTCCTGGCGTGCCTCTTTCCTTGTGCTGGCGGGTGTCGCAGCGCTTCTCGCTTTGCTGGCCATTAAGCTGCTGCCCCCGGCTTCCGACGCCGACCGGGACTCGGCGCCCTCAATGCGCGCAGCCATGGCGCTGCCGGGGGTCATCGCGGTCGCGACCGCCTGGCCGCTGCTGCTCCTGGGCCACTTCGCCCTGTTCACCTACATCGCCCCGTTCCTCCTGGCCGCAGGCCTGCCCGACACCGCCACCGGCATCTCGCTGTCCGTCATCGGCGTCGCCAGCCTGGTGGGGATCTGGATTGCCGGCCTCACGGCGGACGCCCGTCCCCGGGGATCGGTCCTGACCGGGGTGGCACTGCTCCTGACCAGCTTCGCCCTCCTGCCCGCGCTCGGCGGCACGTGGACTGGGGCACTAGCGCTCCTGACCCTGTGGGGCATCACCTTCGGTGCGACCGGAATCTACAACCAGGCGGCAATCCTCCGTGCGGGCGGAGAGCACAAGGACGCCGCCAACGGGCTCGCCGTGGTGACCATCCAGCTGGGAATCGCCGTCGGCGCGGCGTACGGTGCCCTGGCCCTGAACACCGTCGGCGCGCTGCTGGTGCCACTCGCGGCGGCAGTTCCGCTGGCTGTGGCGCTGGTGATCATCTTCGTGAGTCGCCACTGCGGGTACCCGTCGGGCCCCCGCGAAGGGCGTCTGGCCCGCTCACCCAAGTAA